The nucleotide sequence GAATTTTCCATTAAAAGTAGCATCAAATGTAGAAATTACAAATATTTTTTGTCTGCAACCCTATCTTTATCGGTTCAATAGTTTCAAACAATATATGGTAAATTCCTTATCAAAGAAATAAGCGAGTACTGTTATCTTTGTGAGCGGTAAATCCGCAACTAACTTTTTACTTGTAAAGGTAATTATTTTGTTGTGTAAACACTTGCATTTACACAACAAAAATAATCTAATCAGGAAATCAATTACCAGCCATCTCGCTTCCGTACCATTTCATCTATCTCTTCCCGAAGGAAAAGCAATCGACCGTTAGCCTTGAGAAAGGGGATTTTCCCTGCCCAAACCCAGTTATAGATGGTCTTCTGCTCCACTTTGAGTATCTTGGAAACGTCGATGATGTCCAAGTATTCGGGTTTCAATGGAGGGTGAATGGTCGTATCGACAGATTGCTCTTGCAAAAACAGCAGATGGTCAAGTTTACTCTCAACAGTCATCAGCTTGTCAAACAAGCGTTTCTGCCATGTATCTTCGGTTCTTTGGTCTATGTATGACATAATTCTCCTTTTTGATAGTTACCACTTGTGTCTTGCGACAAGATACGCTGCTCTTTCATATAGGCAATGTACTTCTTTGCCGTTCGATCCTTGATTTCCATTTCACGCATCAACACATCGCACAACTCTTGATATGATAGCTTTAGTTTGGCACGGAATGCAGACTTTACAACAGCCAACAGTTCATCGGTCTTGCGTTTTTCCTTATCCTCTTTCGACTTTTCTCCACGATAAACGTGCATATCGGCTTCCTTGTCCCATCCAAAAAGCATTATCGGCACATCTAGCGGGCTTCCATCACGCACTTTCAATGCCTTGACGACCGAGTATTCGGGATTGTCATCTTTCTCGATGGAGAGAATGCCCGCAGCCTTGCGTTGCAGTTCAGACCCTATATGTCCTCTGAGTTTGATGCCGTTGGGTACAAAATGGAGTACGCAAATGATACAAGTATTGTAAATTCCTGCCAATCGATAGAGTTCGTCCACGATGGCTATACTCTCTGTTTCGTCGTTGGCGGAGCGTATCAGGTCTGCTATACCGTCAATGACCACAAGATGAATTCCACTGTGTTTGTGATGAAACAAGTCCATACTCTCACGAATGATTTTCAGTCTGTCCTTGCGTGATAGCGATGCTAGATAGAGGGAATGATAAAACTCTGGCACGGACTTGATACCAGCCCTGCGAAGTGTCTTCTCCAAGTTCTTATAGAGTTGTGCCTCCGATTGCTCTGTATCGTAGTGAAGTACAGCCAATCCTTTGGGGTTGGCAGTTACTTCCAATCCCAAGGTTTGCTCTGCCTTTAATCGTTCTCTCCCAAGAGTGCCAGCAAGGATGGCGGCAATGTAGTTGCTTTTGCCTGTTCCTTCTCCACCTGTGATACAAAACAGATTGTCCTGCGTTCCAAGCGGAACACCATTTACTGCCACCACCGACTTTGAAGCGTCTGGCGGATTATCGTAGTCTATCTCACAAGATTGCAATATCATCATCGTCTGTGCATACATATTGGTGAACATATCATTAAGAAGCACTTTCAAGTCCTTTGCTTCATTGCCCAAGGCAAAGAAGTCCGATATATCCTTCTCCGACTTACCCCCTTGCAATGGTAAGGTTAGACTCAATACCTTGTATTGAGCAAATGCATCTGTCTGCCGTTTAGCTTCCCTTACACCTGTCTCGTCCGTATCGTACAATATAATAATGTGTTGAAAGCGAAGCTGCAATCCTTCGATGATATTCTCAGGAATCTGTGCCGTCTCACTGTTGAAACAGATGGCGTTGAAACCATGAGCCGAAAGTGAAAGCACGTCTTTCTCCCCACCTGTGATGAAAACAACATCCCCTTTGCTGGGCAGCTGCTGGAAGCCAAAGACATAGTCGTTCACTTTCTCACCCCCATAAAGAAAGCGCAGCTTACTCTTAGGGCGATAGACTTTTACAAACTTCCCCATGCTATATCCAAACATAGGCTCATCATGTGTAGAACCAAGAGTAAACGGCTTTCCCTGATTGGAGACAGACTCATAGCGAGCAAGCGACTTTACATGAAAACGTTGCAGAGTCTTAGCATCAATGCCGTATTGCTCCCAATAGTCTAGTTCTTTGACATTGAAAGATTGCTCAATTAGCTTGTACCATTTTTTACCTTCCATCTTCTTGAGCTGGTTAGGTGGTTGTACTAAGGGTGGTTTGCAAGGCTTCATCATCATTGTGTGGGGATTACTATGTTCTTTCCTTTCAATGCAAATATTCAGCTGCAAGTCCCGATTTATGGTTTCAAGCACCTTAACAAAGTCTTTCCTCACGTCCAGTCCGAGCATTGTGGCTGCAAACCAAAAGCAGTCGCCGGAGTAGGCATCGTTGCCAAAGTCCTTCATTCGGTAGCAGCCGGACTTGTTGTCGAGATAGATATTGCACGATGCACGCCTGTCGTCATACATAGGATTTCGGAAATTGCGCTTTGGCACAAAGTCGATAGGCATATAGAAGCAGAACACATCCAGTCCTTTGTTGGTTCGGCTCAGTATTTCTTCTTTGATGTTCATAGCTCCTCAAATAAAGTTTGACCATCACCCATATATCCTTTAAGGACACCATCCTTGTAGGCGTTGAGCCGTTGTAGGGCTTCCACTCGTCTGAAACCCTTGAAGGAGGCACGTCCGCTCTTGATGGCGACGTAAAGTCCCTTGAACGGATAGGCAACGTGGTTGCATGATATATACCTGAACGGGATTGCGTTGGTGTCCCTCCATCGGGCAAGGGATGCCCGCGAAATGCCCAAGAGTCTGATGACGTCGGAGGAACTGAGTTCCATCTTATCCTCCAAAACGGAATAATCGCGTCTCATTTCCACGATAAAGCCGGCTATCCGCTCCATGTCGTTCCTTAGTGAGCGTAACTCTGCAATTACCGTCTTTTGTAAATTGTCTTCTTCTGTCATATGCCACTTCTCTTTTCAGTTTAGGATTGAATAGTTGCTCTCCGTGGATTATCATCCGTCTGGAAATTCAGAGTCCTTCCCCAATTGGTGCAATAACTGCATAAGATGCTGCTTAAATCTTCTACTGTCCAGCTTGCACAGCCGATTGAGAATGACGATGAGATCTTCCTGCTCCATTGTGGAGAAGCGAAGGCTTTTATGGGGCGTGGTTGCTATCATGGACTCAATCATACCCTTGGGGAGATGTATCAAGAGCACGTCCATATCGAAGGCTGCCGCACATCTTGCATAAGTGTTGATACGAAGGTCGGTCTGCATCTTGCAGTGTTTCATAAAGTTGGAATATTCCATATTGGCATAGCCTGCCCTTAGCTTGCA is from Prevotella melaninogenica and encodes:
- a CDS encoding helix-turn-helix domain-containing protein, producing MSYIDQRTEDTWQKRLFDKLMTVESKLDHLLFLQEQSVDTTIHPPLKPEYLDIIDVSKILKVEQKTIYNWVWAGKIPFLKANGRLLFLREEIDEMVRKRDGW
- a CDS encoding bifunctional DNA primase/helicase, producing MNIKEEILSRTNKGLDVFCFYMPIDFVPKRNFRNPMYDDRRASCNIYLDNKSGCYRMKDFGNDAYSGDCFWFAATMLGLDVRKDFVKVLETINRDLQLNICIERKEHSNPHTMMMKPCKPPLVQPPNQLKKMEGKKWYKLIEQSFNVKELDYWEQYGIDAKTLQRFHVKSLARYESVSNQGKPFTLGSTHDEPMFGYSMGKFVKVYRPKSKLRFLYGGEKVNDYVFGFQQLPSKGDVVFITGGEKDVLSLSAHGFNAICFNSETAQIPENIIEGLQLRFQHIIILYDTDETGVREAKRQTDAFAQYKVLSLTLPLQGGKSEKDISDFFALGNEAKDLKVLLNDMFTNMYAQTMMILQSCEIDYDNPPDASKSVVAVNGVPLGTQDNLFCITGGEGTGKSNYIAAILAGTLGRERLKAEQTLGLEVTANPKGLAVLHYDTEQSEAQLYKNLEKTLRRAGIKSVPEFYHSLYLASLSRKDRLKIIRESMDLFHHKHSGIHLVVIDGIADLIRSANDETESIAIVDELYRLAGIYNTCIICVLHFVPNGIKLRGHIGSELQRKAAGILSIEKDDNPEYSVVKALKVRDGSPLDVPIMLFGWDKEADMHVYRGEKSKEDKEKRKTDELLAVVKSAFRAKLKLSYQELCDVLMREMEIKDRTAKKYIAYMKEQRILSQDTSGNYQKGELCHT